The region CCGCGCGATCCACAGCGGGTTGGCGGAGGCGAAGCCGCCGTAGTTGCCGGTGCAGTCGCTCCACCAGCTGGTGGCCGTGTAGATCACGGCGTCCCGGCCGGTGCGCGCCTTGTACTGGGCGAGGAAGCTGCTGATCCAGCTGACCATCGCGCTCTGCGTCTTGCCGTAGCAGGCGGCCCCGTACGGGTTCCACTCGATGTCGAGCGTGCCCGGCAGCGTCCTGCCGTCGCCGGACCAGCCGCCGCCGTGGTCCACGAAGTAGTTGGCCTGGGTGGCGCCGCTCGTCGTGTCGGGCGTCGCGAAGTGGTACGCGCCGCGGATCATGCCGACGTTGTACGAGCCGTTGTACTGCTGGGCGAAGTAGGGGTTCGTGTAGTACGTCCCCTCGGTGGCCTTGGTGTAGGCCCACTTGACCCCGCTGCTCCACAGGGTCGACCAGGCGACGTTGCCCTGGTGGCCGCTGACGTCCACGCCTTCCGTCTGGGTGGCGTCACCGGTGTTGGGTGTGCCGGCCTGGCCGTCGTGCGCGAGGACGCCCATGCCCATGCGGGCGGAGCCCCGGGCGGGTGTGTCGGCGGCGGAGGAGGGCGGGGCGGTGAGGGCGGAGAGGAGGGAGAAGGCGGCGAGCAGGGTTCCCAGCGCGAGCAGGCGCAGGCGGTGGGGCGTTCCGGATCTGTGCACGGGCATGACGTGCCTCCGAAGGGCTCGATGGAGCCAGGTGGGGGGAATGGTGCGGACATGCGTGCCGTGAGTGGTGCGGGGTGCGCGCCGTGAGTGGGGGTCAGGTCCTCGTCGACCTGGCGGCGTGGGCATGCCATTGGGTGCCTGTTCACGAAGCTACGCACGGGGAGAACGCGCTGGGAAGAGGGGCCGTGGGCTGCCGTTGGTCTACGCCTGAGAAATACTGACGGAGCTGTGGCTATGGCCACCTTTGGCGGAAACTTTCAGAGTCGGGAAACCGGGTGAGGGGCAGACGTGCGCGAGGACAGGAACGGAGGCCGACGTCCGGCCGGCCTCGACGGGTCGGGCCGGGGTGTGGACCGGCCCGCCGCGCACGGCGGCCCGGACCCGGAGTTCCTCTCCCTGGAGCGCGAGTTGACTGTGTTCCTGCGCCGTGCCCGCGCCAACCAGGGAGAGATGGCCCGCGAGGTCCATCCGGACCTGGAGTCCGCCGCGTACGGACTCCTCGTACGCCTCGACGAGTGCGGTCGCCAGCGGGCGACGGAGCTCGCCGCCTACATCGGCGTGGGCAAGGCCACCATGTCCCGCCAGCTGCGCGCCCTGGAGGAGCTCGGCCTCGTCGCCCGTGAGCCCGACCCCGCCGACGGCCGTGCCTGGCTCGTCCACCTCACCGAAG is a window of Streptomyces sp. NBC_00271 DNA encoding:
- a CDS encoding lysozyme, with translation MPVHRSGTPHRLRLLALGTLLAAFSLLSALTAPPSSAADTPARGSARMGMGVLAHDGQAGTPNTGDATQTEGVDVSGHQGNVAWSTLWSSGVKWAYTKATEGTYYTNPYFAQQYNGSYNVGMIRGAYHFATPDTTSGATQANYFVDHGGGWSGDGRTLPGTLDIEWNPYGAACYGKTQSAMVSWISSFLAQYKARTGRDAVIYTATSWWSDCTGNYGGFASANPLWIARYASDPGTLPSGWSYYTIWQYTSSGPTVGDHDKFNGGLDRVRALANG
- a CDS encoding MarR family winged helix-turn-helix transcriptional regulator — protein: MREDRNGGRRPAGLDGSGRGVDRPAAHGGPDPEFLSLERELTVFLRRARANQGEMAREVHPDLESAAYGLLVRLDECGRQRATELAAYIGVGKATMSRQLRALEELGLVAREPDPADGRAWLVHLTEGGRGRVGEVREARRARYVSELAHWDPREVAELARLLHQLNLGMEK